TTCCGTTGATGGAGTTCTTCAACACAGTTCTATCACAGTCGGACAAATTCATCTGCAACACATACAAAGGCACACGTGCATGGAGCCTCTTCCCAAAACTAGCCTTTcggaaaaagaaacatttgaaaggatgcaagcaaaggaaaaaaaagttgtaaaatgTTGTGTGCGCCCTCTTGTGTGTTCCAGACAAGGGGGCGAGCCGCAGCATGTCGGACCAACTGGAGACATTTGACGATGGTCGTAAGCTGAGCCAAAAACGACAAAGGCAACGAGCGCGAGTGATGCTGCCGCCACGAACAGGCCTCCCGCCCAAACTCATCTGAGACGGGCTTCAGCTGGATTTCCCTTTGTCGCAATTGACAAAAGTGAGCCTGACCTTCCTCAGGTAGTCAGCCAGCTGCTGAGGGCTCCACTCCTCGACCTCCGAGCGGGACGGCGCCCGGCTGCAGTTCATCTCACGTGCCCCCCCTCGCCGCCCGAGACTTTGCGATAAGTTTTCTTTGCTGAGGCCTCACAATCGACTTCCAGCGCTTCCTCTTTTCCGCCGTGCCCTCTGCGACAAGCTAAAGTTCAGTCTCACCCAGCCCAGTGGTTTGCTTCAACTGAAAAATGGCCCCAAACCGTTGTCGGGCTTTCACGTTGACGTGTCGAAGGGGAACCAAGATGGCTTCCTTAGTTCTTCCTGTCTCCTCCGCTTGGTGTGTTTGTCAATGCCTCTCTCACTTGCTCTTCCTTTCCTAACCTCGGAGGAAGTGACTGTGCAGAGGGGAGGACCGGGGAAGGCCAAGCAGCATCTTGCTTctgtaacccccccccacacacacacacttaaattTCGACTTGACGGAgttttaacacattttataGCCTGAATTCCACTTCACGTTTGACAACTGTTAGTTGTCGTTAACCGTTagatatttgcaaaaaaaaatctctttgttCTTTGCTGACAATCTAGAGTTGCTAGTCAGGCCAAAGCAATCAGTTtctttggcgccatctagtggaatcTTGGCTGTTGCTGTTCATGACTGTGTTTGGGGCTTTTCTTGAATGCAGCATGCGCACCTCAAAAGACTGAAtcatgacaaaaagaaaagcgcTGTATTCCCGTTTCATATCATTTGTTCCAAAACtaacttggaaaaaaatcttgtttatTTCAATCAAAGAAGAAAATTTGCCAATATACAGCAAATAAGAGTTCCATGACATAACCTAAAAGTTTTGTATTGGCTGACATCCATGTTCGCATGATCTAAAAATACTGTGAGAAGATACAACTTCTGTGAGAATGAGCTGGAATGACATGTCCTGCTTGACGTTAACGTTTGTTCCCCATTCAACGGAGCGTCCGTTTAACTTGTAATGCAATGTGAACGGACGGGAGAAGACGAACTCGGCCATCTGTAACGCAGGCTCGGATGGTCGTCGTCGATTTGGCGGGCAGGCGGGTGTCCCCTCCTCCCGCGCGACAGCATCGTCAGACGCGCCGATTCAGCAGCGGGGATGTATCTTGGGCGTCAGTGACTCTTTTTAGAAGAGCCGAACCCCGAGAAACCCATGACGGCCGCCATTTCGTCGTCATCCTCAAAGTCGCCATCGTCCTCGGCCCGACGCTTCCTCTCCTTCAACTTCTCTTTCTTGTAGGCCTTTGCCTTCTCCTCCTGAACACAAACATAGCCCACGTACGTTGCGCCTTGATCGCAGAGAAAGCGGGAGACTCGTTCACCCGGCGATTCATtcccttcttcctcctctcctgACCTCTTCTCGCAGCTCCTTCATGCGCTCCTCAAAGTCGTACTCTTTCTGCTTCTCCTCCAGTTTCTTCTTGTTCACCTCAAAGCGCTTCTTCACCTGGTCCAGGGACGACCGCTCCACTCTCATAGACATGCCGAGGTTCCTCTGATCTGCGCATATGCATGAGAGCGCTTTACAAACATAGACTCAAAGACAATTTCGTTTCATCAAAACTTCTCCTGCTTGGAAGAtgagttgtctttttttccccatgagTCCATACTTGTACTCAAGCACAGAGTGAGTACTTTTACCACCTCTGTGTGCAAAGAGTACTCACGTTTCTTGCCGTTGATGTGATCCAGGAAGTTGATGGAGTCTTTCACCACGCAGTCGCAAACATTGCAGTAGTAGCTGAAAGAGGGAAATTCCGTACGTTTCGCATTATGTCTCCATCTGTGAGAAGGACAAAAATGCATTCTTCAACGAGGTGATGAACTCCGCATACCCGCCCATCTCAGCCTGAGGGGTTGTCTTGGTGATAACGA
The sequence above is drawn from the Syngnathus acus chromosome 14, fSynAcu1.2, whole genome shotgun sequence genome and encodes:
- the zmat2 gene encoding zinc finger matrin-type protein 2 — encoded protein: MASGSGSSKNEFRRKWDKDEYENLAQRRLTEEREKESRDGKIAPPVKRENLRHRDYKVDLESKLGKTIVITKTTPQAEMGGYYCNVCDCVVKDSINFLDHINGKKHQRNLGMSMRVERSSLDQVKKRFEVNKKKLEEKQKEYDFEERMKELREEEEKAKAYKKEKLKERKRRAEDDGDFEDDDEMAAVMGFSGFGSSKKSH